A window of Myxococcus xanthus contains these coding sequences:
- a CDS encoding TadE/TadG family type IV pilus assembly protein, translating into MELSPSRRTQRGQAMVEMAIGSLVFITILLFVIHFAEVSFLSVKVTEAAHSALLEAPGHKLHEWPNDSSPSSAAAERAGQDAAMRYRDFDSRTTTNSAGVITLALTRTDGMQVSCTQGGPTFDPHPVFTSVAYRDGGGISCTAQADLTAFRIPQRVAQRESGGFFQAEHYRMLPIRVCAMGRAQGGNCTGRLTSMLDDWGLTGSGESGSCPIIPDIPAPCPLNLPYWGMASSVYGVSLMVNAFGPDFSASRLAQTVVGGLPLPFFFGAENMFWMSAVGEEAFFGQPLPADSMGGLATMGFKGWPTSPGLLPPGLNWQAIPYPVSYGRRDSCFLGNECP; encoded by the coding sequence ATGGAGCTGTCTCCTTCGCGTCGCACCCAGCGAGGCCAGGCGATGGTGGAGATGGCCATCGGCTCGCTCGTCTTCATCACCATCCTCCTCTTCGTCATCCACTTCGCCGAGGTATCCTTCCTTTCGGTGAAGGTGACCGAAGCGGCGCACTCCGCCTTGTTGGAGGCGCCGGGACACAAGCTGCATGAGTGGCCCAATGACTCATCGCCTTCTTCCGCGGCGGCGGAGCGCGCGGGGCAGGACGCCGCCATGCGCTACCGGGACTTCGACAGCCGCACGACCACCAACAGCGCGGGCGTCATCACGCTCGCGTTGACCCGGACGGACGGGATGCAGGTGTCGTGTACCCAGGGCGGTCCGACCTTCGACCCGCATCCCGTCTTCACGTCGGTTGCCTACCGCGACGGCGGCGGCATCTCCTGTACCGCGCAGGCGGACCTCACGGCCTTCCGGATTCCGCAGCGTGTCGCCCAGCGGGAGTCGGGGGGCTTCTTCCAGGCGGAGCACTACCGGATGCTCCCCATTCGCGTGTGCGCCATGGGGCGCGCCCAGGGCGGCAACTGCACGGGCCGTCTGACCAGCATGCTGGATGACTGGGGACTGACGGGCTCGGGTGAGTCCGGCTCGTGCCCCATCATCCCCGATATTCCCGCCCCCTGCCCCTTGAACCTGCCGTACTGGGGAATGGCTTCCAGCGTCTATGGCGTCAGCCTGATGGTGAATGCCTTTGGACCGGACTTCTCGGCGAGCCGTCTGGCGCAGACGGTTGTCGGAGGGCTGCCGCTGCCCTTCTTCTTTGGCGCGGAGAACATGTTCTGGATGAGCGCCGTGGGCGAGGAGGCCTTCTTCGGTCAGCCACTGCCCGCTGACTCCATGGGCGGCCTGGCGACCATGGGGTTCAAGGGCTGGCCCACGTCCCCGGGCTTGTTGCCACCGGGGCTCAACTGGCAGGCCATTCCGTACCCCGTCTCATATGGCCGCCGGGACTCGTGCTTCCTGGGGAATGAGTGTCCCTGA
- a CDS encoding pilus assembly protein TadG-related protein: MTHKLLSRGQTLVLFALTLLLLTLLVTLTLSFGSKVKEKMEVQAAADAAAYSQAATTARVFNEMALMSRAQIGHLVSKAAVNSLIDWSSYYRAQIGATRNAYTIAMLPYIALLPCCIPYSGCSSFCRCAIQGVRDITRSQNALSRYDRTEIAPQWDQLERPAAQRALRLSQAAQQMFVVGQVVQYGRMMLELNNQSAANDIIDSAGAGSRWAGELRVDGVSTTRREVAPYLGAVAWPNLINGHHVYAAMGSRGHSFVANRGIFPTDDWLVTAGIQRRLTTPDTVMIQGDGSTYWARTPLHGTYLGTTDTYSIADDHGLAFVTFARGRSPCPTQTFGIGVAESLLIASDSSDPRDRHRWSPRLGTGDLEPAQTRHNMGTCYGRNRMGCPSVWPMFVDYNGVKVMDKDDNWGQPKNFAVIQRDYAVRGTQADPWNLLFRFRFGGTDSGFDNSGLVLGPAGGGLNISRQTAVSTGLAYYHRREHWREPPNLLNPYWRATLVPATVDSSGAEDFVDELNGAGVGWAAEAYEALRAQGYRGGP; this comes from the coding sequence ATGACGCACAAGCTACTGAGCCGCGGACAGACGCTGGTGCTGTTCGCCTTGACGCTGTTGCTCCTCACCCTGCTGGTGACCTTGACGTTGTCGTTTGGCTCCAAGGTGAAGGAGAAGATGGAGGTCCAGGCCGCGGCGGATGCCGCTGCCTACAGCCAGGCGGCGACGACGGCGCGCGTCTTCAACGAGATGGCCTTGATGAGCCGGGCGCAGATTGGCCACCTGGTCTCCAAGGCCGCGGTGAACAGCCTCATCGACTGGAGCAGCTACTACCGCGCGCAGATTGGCGCCACGCGGAATGCCTACACCATCGCGATGCTTCCCTACATCGCGTTGTTGCCGTGCTGCATTCCCTATTCGGGGTGCAGCAGCTTCTGCAGGTGCGCCATCCAGGGCGTCCGGGACATCACCCGCAGCCAGAACGCGCTCTCTCGCTACGACCGGACGGAGATTGCTCCTCAGTGGGATCAGCTCGAGCGGCCCGCCGCGCAGCGAGCGTTGCGGCTCAGCCAGGCCGCGCAGCAGATGTTCGTCGTGGGGCAGGTCGTCCAGTACGGGCGCATGATGCTCGAATTGAACAACCAGTCCGCCGCGAACGACATCATCGACAGCGCCGGCGCGGGCAGCCGCTGGGCGGGGGAGCTCCGAGTGGATGGGGTCTCCACCACGCGCCGCGAGGTGGCGCCCTACCTGGGGGCCGTGGCGTGGCCCAACCTCATCAACGGGCATCACGTCTACGCGGCCATGGGCAGCCGGGGGCACAGCTTCGTCGCCAACCGTGGCATCTTCCCCACTGATGACTGGCTCGTCACGGCGGGTATCCAGCGGCGGTTGACTACCCCGGACACGGTGATGATTCAGGGGGATGGCAGCACCTACTGGGCTCGCACGCCGCTTCATGGCACGTATCTGGGCACGACGGACACGTACTCCATCGCGGATGACCATGGTCTGGCCTTCGTCACCTTCGCCCGTGGCCGGTCCCCGTGCCCCACGCAGACTTTTGGAATCGGTGTCGCGGAGTCGCTGCTCATCGCCTCGGATTCGAGCGACCCCAGGGACCGGCACCGCTGGTCTCCGCGCCTGGGAACGGGTGACCTGGAGCCGGCGCAGACGCGTCACAACATGGGGACCTGTTATGGCCGCAATCGGATGGGGTGCCCGTCCGTCTGGCCCATGTTCGTCGACTACAACGGCGTCAAGGTCATGGACAAGGATGACAACTGGGGCCAGCCGAAGAACTTCGCGGTCATCCAGCGGGACTATGCCGTGCGTGGCACCCAGGCGGACCCCTGGAACCTGCTGTTCCGCTTCCGGTTCGGGGGGACGGACAGCGGGTTCGACAACAGCGGACTCGTCCTGGGGCCGGCGGGCGGCGGGTTGAACATCAGCCGCCAGACGGCGGTGTCCACCGGGCTGGCCTACTACCATCGTCGCGAGCACTGGCGCGAGCCTCCCAATCTGCTCAATCCGTACTGGCGCGCCACGTTGGTCCCCGCCACCGTGGACTCCAGCGGCGCGGAGGATTTCGTGGACGAGCTGAACGGCGCCGGCGTGGGCTGGGCGGCGGAGGCATACGAGGCCCTGCGTGCACAGGGCTACAGGGGAGGGCCGTGA
- a CDS encoding TadE/TadG family type IV pilus assembly protein — protein sequence MRPSGRRESGQAMVESALTLPLMVFLILGTLQLFLMLQGRLLAEYAAFRATRVGSVNHGDCQAMTHAAILALMPSYYSFLGGAGGSPGQKLANAFAARRDNQYNGATGRANRVSMPDGNHTGAIVWIIRDSPLATAVPNEDALFDQFDNPAGIVRLETRLVYWFPLKIPFANWVIARLTMARWGWRDYTNQNPLMQTQRARWTQGPPSMGLEGLIREEALRRMNSEQYVIPIHASASLRMLTPVQRRFFQTQNCAPAPEAL from the coding sequence ATGCGCCCGAGCGGAAGACGCGAATCCGGACAGGCGATGGTGGAGTCTGCCCTGACGCTCCCCTTGATGGTGTTCCTCATCTTGGGGACGCTGCAGCTCTTCCTGATGCTGCAGGGGCGGCTGTTGGCGGAGTACGCCGCCTTTCGCGCGACGCGGGTGGGCAGCGTCAACCATGGCGACTGTCAGGCCATGACTCACGCGGCCATCCTCGCGCTGATGCCCAGTTATTATTCGTTCCTGGGCGGCGCGGGCGGCTCACCGGGGCAGAAGCTGGCCAATGCCTTCGCGGCCCGCCGCGACAACCAGTACAACGGGGCGACAGGGCGGGCCAACCGGGTGTCGATGCCCGACGGGAATCACACCGGGGCCATCGTGTGGATCATCCGCGACAGCCCACTGGCCACGGCGGTGCCGAACGAGGACGCGCTCTTCGACCAGTTCGACAATCCGGCGGGCATCGTGCGGCTCGAGACGCGGCTGGTTTACTGGTTTCCGCTCAAGATTCCCTTCGCCAACTGGGTCATCGCCCGGTTGACGATGGCGCGCTGGGGGTGGCGGGATTACACGAACCAGAACCCGTTGATGCAGACCCAACGCGCCAGATGGACCCAGGGGCCTCCGTCCATGGGGCTGGAAGGGCTGATTCGTGAAGAGGCGCTGCGGCGGATGAACTCCGAGCAGTACGTCATCCCCATCCACGCCTCCGCTTCTCTTCGGATGTTGACGCCGGTGCAACGGCGCTTCTTCCAGACGCAGAACTGCGCTCCTGCTCCCGAGGCACTATGA
- a CDS encoding sigma 54-interacting transcriptional regulator: MSAPPLHPDDIHTSPGDVGQDLNHSPLLGETLVVDPRTTVKLHKCRLAVTSGPDTGRSVVSDKERLRCGAHPGNDLVLVEDRTASRHHFEIQFTERGYLLVDLGSTNGTFLDGRRIERAYLSPGSQIRAGSSVLTFAPLDEEVTIEPDREGELCGMVGQSMKMRQIFGLIKKIAPMGVSVIIQGETGTGKELVARAIHELSGRTKGPMEVLDCGAIPPNLIESELFGHEKGAFTGAVSSRPGAFERAHGGTIFLDELGELRLDLQPKLLRVLENHEVRRVGGNDVIEVDCRVIAATNRDLMKEIQVGGFREDLYFRLSVITIQLPPLRQRRDDIPLILKRALADPEVVGKHGKKRFSAESLGLLMSYSWPGNVRELMNVLSHVLTFSEGEEIQPAHLPPRVRGQVREGPLPFNEHLSFKNAKEQLLENFEREYITSVLTRCEGNLSRAARESGLHRKSIERLVKKYQLDTKGMKSR; encoded by the coding sequence ATGAGTGCTCCCCCTCTGCACCCTGACGACATCCACACCAGTCCCGGCGACGTCGGACAAGACCTGAACCACTCTCCGTTGTTGGGCGAAACGCTCGTGGTGGACCCGCGCACCACGGTGAAGCTCCACAAGTGCCGCCTGGCCGTCACCTCCGGACCGGACACCGGCCGCTCGGTGGTGAGCGACAAGGAGCGGCTGCGTTGCGGCGCGCATCCAGGCAATGACCTGGTGCTGGTGGAGGACCGCACCGCCAGCCGTCACCACTTCGAAATCCAGTTCACCGAGCGCGGCTATCTGCTGGTGGACCTGGGCTCCACCAACGGCACCTTCCTGGATGGCCGGCGCATCGAGCGGGCCTACCTGTCACCCGGCTCGCAGATTCGCGCGGGCTCGTCGGTGCTGACCTTCGCGCCACTGGATGAGGAAGTCACCATCGAGCCCGACCGCGAGGGCGAGCTGTGCGGCATGGTGGGGCAGAGCATGAAGATGCGGCAGATATTCGGCCTCATCAAGAAGATCGCCCCCATGGGAGTGTCCGTCATCATCCAAGGTGAGACGGGCACCGGGAAGGAGCTGGTGGCACGCGCCATCCATGAGCTGTCCGGCCGCACGAAGGGGCCCATGGAGGTGCTGGACTGCGGCGCCATTCCGCCCAACCTCATCGAAAGCGAGTTGTTCGGCCATGAGAAGGGCGCCTTCACCGGCGCGGTGAGCAGCCGGCCAGGCGCCTTCGAGCGCGCGCACGGGGGCACCATCTTCCTGGACGAACTGGGCGAGCTGCGGCTGGACCTTCAGCCCAAGCTGCTGCGCGTGCTGGAGAACCATGAAGTGCGGCGCGTGGGTGGCAACGACGTCATCGAGGTGGACTGCCGCGTCATCGCCGCCACCAACCGCGACCTGATGAAGGAGATTCAGGTCGGCGGCTTTCGCGAGGACCTCTACTTCCGCTTGTCCGTCATCACCATCCAGCTGCCGCCGCTGCGACAGCGCCGCGACGACATCCCCCTCATCCTCAAGCGCGCGCTCGCGGACCCGGAAGTGGTGGGCAAGCACGGCAAGAAGCGTTTCTCCGCGGAGTCCCTGGGCCTGCTGATGTCGTATTCATGGCCGGGCAACGTGCGTGAGCTGATGAACGTGTTGTCTCACGTCCTCACCTTCAGTGAGGGCGAGGAGATTCAGCCCGCGCACCTGCCGCCTCGCGTGCGGGGACAGGTCCGCGAAGGGCCGCTGCCCTTCAACGAGCACCTCTCCTTCAAAAACGCCAAGGAGCAACTGCTGGAGAACTTCGAGCGTGAATACATCACCAGCGTTTTGACGCGCTGCGAAGGAAACCTGTCTCGCGCCGCGCGTGAGAGTGGGCTCCACCGGAAGTCGATTGAACGGCTGGTGAAAAAGTACCAGTTGGACACAAAGGGGATGAAGTCACGTTAG